One part of the Verrucomicrobiia bacterium genome encodes these proteins:
- the ptsP gene encoding phosphoenolpyruvate--protein phosphotransferase, protein MRSQSPGGEVVLRGVPASPGVCRGRALVLEEDRTAIERRELGEGEVDGEIGRLERALVETRHEVNELQRRLAEAIGTRDASIFEVHLLILEDPVLLNESSRCIREQRLNADAAFSEVARNYAEMLGAVNDPYLRERAADIRDVTQRVLNRLSGRRTHGGVPELAEPAVVISRDLTPSTTAQLDRARVLGFATDVGSRTSHTAILAKSLNIPAVVGLHEASLRIRTGDAVLLDGYTGAVFVNPTDQTLFEYGQLARRRVESEERLQEIRDLPAVTLDGERIVLSGNIELAEDAPAIAEAGAEGVGLFRTEYLFLHGDALPDEEAQLAAYRTVAEAVRPASVIVRTLDIGGDKFIPHLPMPKEVNPFLGWRAIRFCLQQRDLFRTQLRAILRASAHGGVKIMYPMISGVDELLEANALLAECREALRKEGHAFDEDIEVGAMIEIPSAVMVADRLAEHVQFFSIGTNDLIQYTLAIDRLNDRIAHLYEPTHPAVLRLIRMTVEAGRRQGIWVGVCGEMAGDPVLVPLLLGLGVNELSAAPASVPGIKHLIRRCRISEARELAEWALRQPNGAGILSRSEELTHRLAPILFPECQSEFRTPHDPTDR, encoded by the coding sequence GTGCGTTCCCAGAGCCCAGGGGGGGAAGTCGTGCTGCGAGGCGTGCCGGCGTCCCCGGGCGTCTGCCGCGGGCGGGCCCTTGTTCTGGAGGAGGATCGGACGGCGATCGAGAGGCGGGAACTGGGGGAGGGGGAAGTGGACGGGGAGATCGGGCGGTTGGAGCGGGCGCTGGTGGAGACGCGGCACGAGGTGAACGAGCTGCAGCGCCGGCTGGCGGAGGCGATCGGGACCCGCGACGCGAGCATCTTCGAGGTTCACCTGTTGATCCTCGAGGATCCGGTGCTGTTGAACGAGTCGTCCCGCTGCATCCGGGAGCAGCGGTTGAATGCGGATGCGGCGTTTTCGGAGGTGGCGCGGAACTATGCCGAGATGCTGGGGGCGGTGAACGACCCGTATTTGAGGGAACGGGCGGCGGACATACGGGATGTGACGCAGCGGGTGCTGAACCGTCTGAGCGGGCGGCGGACGCATGGCGGGGTGCCCGAGCTGGCCGAACCGGCGGTGGTGATCAGCCGGGATTTGACGCCCTCGACGACGGCGCAACTGGACCGGGCCCGGGTGCTGGGGTTTGCCACGGATGTGGGGAGCCGGACCTCGCACACGGCGATACTGGCGAAGTCGTTGAACATCCCGGCGGTGGTGGGGTTGCACGAGGCGAGTCTGCGGATCCGGACGGGGGATGCGGTGCTGCTGGACGGGTACACCGGCGCGGTGTTCGTGAATCCGACGGACCAGACGCTGTTCGAGTACGGCCAGCTGGCGCGACGGCGGGTGGAGTCGGAGGAGCGGTTGCAGGAGATCCGCGATCTGCCGGCGGTGACGCTGGACGGCGAGAGGATCGTGTTATCGGGGAACATCGAGCTGGCGGAGGACGCGCCGGCGATCGCCGAGGCGGGAGCGGAGGGGGTGGGATTGTTCCGGACGGAGTACCTGTTTTTGCACGGGGATGCGCTGCCCGACGAGGAGGCGCAACTGGCGGCATACCGGACGGTGGCCGAAGCGGTGCGGCCGGCCTCGGTGATCGTCCGGACGCTGGATATCGGGGGGGACAAGTTCATTCCGCATCTGCCGATGCCGAAGGAGGTGAACCCGTTTCTCGGATGGCGGGCGATCCGGTTCTGCCTGCAGCAGCGCGACCTGTTCCGGACACAGCTGCGGGCTATCCTGCGGGCCAGCGCGCATGGCGGGGTGAAGATCATGTACCCGATGATCTCGGGGGTGGACGAACTGCTGGAGGCGAATGCGCTGCTGGCGGAATGCCGGGAGGCGTTGCGGAAGGAGGGTCATGCCTTTGATGAGGACATCGAGGTGGGGGCGATGATCGAGATTCCGTCGGCGGTGATGGTGGCGGACCGGTTGGCGGAGCATGTCCAGTTTTTCAGCATTGGGACCAACGACCTGATCCAGTACACGCTGGCGATCGACCGGTTGAACGACCGGATCGCGCATCTGTACGAGCCGACGCATCCGGCGGTGCTGCGATTGATCCGGATGACGGTGGAAGCGGGGCGGCGTCAGGGGATCTGGGTGGGGGTGTGCGGGGAGATGGCGGGGGACCCGGTGCTGGTGCCGTTGTTGCTGGGGCTTGGGGTCAACGAGCTCAGTGCTGCGCCGGCGTCGGTGCCGGGGATCAAGCATCTGATCCGGCGCTGCCGGATTTCGGAGGCCCGGGAGCTTGCGGAGTGGGCCTTGCGACAGCCGAACGGGGCCGGCATTCTTTCGCGCTCGGAGGAACTGACCCATCGCCTGGCGCCGATCCTGTTTCCGGAATGTCAGTCTGAGTTCAGGACTCCACACGACCCAACCGATCGATGA
- a CDS encoding DNA alkylation repair protein, translated as MTLQEALKELKARGDEKVRAQNARSGAVAIQYGVRLGDIRALAKRIRTNHALGLSLWESGNADAQFLATLVVEPAKLSAGELEGMVRSIAFVRVADWLNAYVVAKHPGKEALREVWMTSDDRWEARAGWSLTAERVAKAPEGLDLVALLDRIESEMAGAAPEVQWTMNGTLAAIGIHVPALRGRAIAIGEKLGLYRDYPVPKGCTSPFAPIWIEAMVKRQS; from the coding sequence ATGACACTCCAGGAAGCACTCAAGGAACTGAAGGCACGCGGCGACGAGAAGGTGCGGGCGCAGAACGCCAGGAGCGGCGCGGTCGCAATCCAGTACGGCGTCCGGTTGGGGGACATCCGGGCGTTGGCCAAGCGGATTCGGACGAACCACGCCCTGGGTTTGTCGCTTTGGGAGAGCGGGAACGCGGACGCCCAGTTTCTCGCGACGCTCGTGGTCGAACCGGCGAAGCTGTCGGCCGGGGAGTTGGAGGGCATGGTGCGATCCATCGCCTTCGTCCGTGTCGCGGACTGGCTCAACGCCTACGTCGTGGCGAAGCATCCCGGGAAGGAGGCGCTTCGGGAGGTGTGGATGACCTCGGACGATCGCTGGGAGGCACGGGCGGGCTGGAGCCTGACCGCGGAGCGGGTGGCCAAGGCGCCGGAGGGGCTGGATCTGGTGGCGCTGCTGGACCGGATCGAATCGGAAATGGCCGGGGCCGCACCGGAGGTGCAGTGGACGATGAACGGCACCCTGGCAGCCATCGGGATCCACGTTCCGGCGCTTCGGGGCCGGGCGATTGCGATTGGGGAGAAGCTGGGGCTTTACCGGGACTATCCGGTGCCGAAGGGCTGCACCTCGCCCTTCGCGCCGATCTGGATCGAGGCCATGGTGAAGCGGCAGTCCTGA
- a CDS encoding nucleotidyltransferase family protein encodes MVLAAGYATRLYPLTLTQPKPLLPVAGRPMIEYVLDNLGPVGGIDRVYVVTNAKFAGHFQKWSDDYRAAHGTFEFTIVNDGSTDDSNKLGAIGDLHLVLRQEGVDDDLIVVAGDNLFSQPLVGFGERCRSQDAPVLGIYDVGNLELAKKYSNIVLDESGRILSFVEKPPQPASTLAGIALYYYPKSALPLIHQYMAEGNNPDQPGRLVQWMCQKRPFYTWQVPGLWYDIGSKETLEEANRIFAQGDVRPGQ; translated from the coding sequence ATTGTACTGGCCGCCGGGTACGCAACCCGGCTGTACCCGTTGACGCTGACCCAACCGAAGCCGCTGCTCCCGGTGGCGGGACGCCCGATGATCGAGTACGTGCTCGACAATCTGGGCCCGGTCGGGGGGATCGACCGGGTGTATGTGGTGACCAACGCGAAGTTCGCCGGGCATTTTCAGAAGTGGTCCGATGACTACCGGGCGGCGCACGGGACCTTCGAGTTCACGATCGTGAACGACGGTTCGACGGACGATTCGAACAAGCTGGGGGCGATCGGGGATCTGCACCTGGTCTTGCGGCAGGAGGGGGTGGACGACGACCTGATTGTGGTGGCTGGGGACAACCTGTTCAGCCAGCCGCTGGTGGGGTTTGGCGAGCGGTGCCGTTCCCAGGACGCGCCGGTGCTGGGGATCTATGACGTGGGGAACCTCGAGCTGGCGAAGAAGTACAGCAACATCGTCCTGGATGAGTCGGGTCGGATTCTCAGCTTTGTCGAGAAGCCGCCGCAACCGGCGAGCACGCTGGCGGGGATCGCGTTGTACTACTACCCGAAGTCGGCGCTGCCGCTCATCCACCAGTACATGGCCGAGGGGAACAACCCGGACCAGCCCGGGCGCCTGGTCCAGTGGATGTGCCAGAAGCGGCCCTTTTACACGTGGCAGGTGCCGGGGTTGTGGTACGACATCGGCTCGAAGGAGACGCTTGAGGAGGCGAACCGGATCTTCGCGCAGGGAGATGTCCGGCCGGGACAGTGA
- a CDS encoding metallophosphoesterase, producing the protein MVPVIPTPGNHEYYTLQGAAPNVRVWDILGRSNLVVTLHHTPMTNTVGVTNGFHLAVTAADGRTASAQLDADHRLVAVDAGFDALTGYAPADLLGRPLAAFPLHDRPAVPPRRVLAPHWRPQFTLPRNGPAGLEETVYYLDYQGTRIVSLNSNELQESQVGWLREILARNPNRWTLLTFHHPVFSPARNRDNPRLRALWKPVFDEFRVDLVLTGHDHTYARTGDVAGRAVVGTENVPEGYRQAWDPEIGTVYVVSVSGPKMYAQEHTDWAVRRAEDTQLFQVITVDGDELRYQARTATGRLYDAFTLRKRPGRPNALLESLPPEHRRPPATPAE; encoded by the coding sequence ATGGTCCCCGTCATCCCCACCCCGGGCAACCACGAGTACTACACCCTCCAGGGCGCCGCCCCCAACGTCCGGGTCTGGGATATCCTCGGCCGTTCCAATCTGGTGGTCACCCTCCACCATACCCCCATGACCAACACGGTCGGAGTCACCAACGGCTTCCACCTCGCCGTCACCGCCGCCGACGGTCGAACCGCCTCCGCCCAACTCGATGCCGATCACCGCCTCGTTGCCGTCGATGCCGGCTTCGACGCCCTCACCGGTTACGCCCCCGCCGATCTCCTCGGTCGCCCGCTCGCCGCGTTCCCCCTCCACGATCGCCCCGCCGTCCCGCCCCGGCGTGTCCTCGCCCCCCACTGGCGCCCCCAGTTCACCCTGCCCCGCAACGGACCCGCCGGCCTCGAGGAAACCGTGTACTACCTCGACTACCAGGGTACCCGCATCGTTTCCCTCAACTCCAACGAACTCCAGGAATCCCAGGTCGGCTGGCTTCGCGAAATCCTCGCCCGCAACCCCAATCGCTGGACCCTCCTCACCTTCCATCACCCCGTCTTCTCCCCCGCCCGAAATCGCGACAACCCGCGCCTTCGCGCCCTCTGGAAACCCGTCTTCGACGAGTTCCGCGTCGATCTCGTCCTGACCGGCCATGACCATACCTACGCCCGCACCGGCGACGTCGCAGGCCGCGCCGTCGTCGGCACCGAGAATGTCCCCGAAGGCTATCGCCAGGCCTGGGACCCCGAAATCGGCACCGTCTATGTCGTCTCCGTCAGCGGCCCCAAGATGTATGCCCAGGAGCACACCGATTGGGCCGTCCGTCGCGCCGAGGACACCCAGCTCTTCCAGGTGATCACCGTGGACGGCGATGAACTCCGCTACCAGGCCCGCACCGCCACCGGCCGGCTCTACGACGCCTTCACCCTGCGCAAACGCCCCGGCCGCCCCAACGCCCTCCTCGAATCCCTGCCCCCCGAACACCGCCGCCCCCCCGCAACCCCCGCCGAATAA
- a CDS encoding PQQ-dependent sugar dehydrogenase produces MVAACWLTGMGIGMALEREANTTLTVPVDPPVFGYTVEPAFGTVRFTDPVGMATPPGETGRVFVVEQRGRIGVITNLAEPTRTVFLDIAARVAGGVPADERGLLGLAFHPGYADNGAFFVYYSTLTNGVLHHRLSRFQVSEDDPNRARADSEMILLSQHHRANNHNGGDLHFGPDGYLYVALGDEGGANDNWNNAQWIDRNFHAGILRIDVDRRPGSVEPNPHPAVFPGAYAVPADNPFHGVTEFNGRAVDPGAVRTEFWAVGLRNPWRMAFDPATGRLWTGDVGQGAREEINVITRGGNYGWAFREGTLNGPKASQAPAGFTSIPPVVQYSHGGGALQGRSVTGGVVYRGNRMSQLTGAYVFADYVSGNVWAIRWDGEPGDGSPMPPMERLTGRTQIAGFGVDPRNGDVLMAVQATDMLMRLTYSGTSTGDPLPPTLADTGAFSDLATMTPHAGIVPYDLNVPFWSDGALKERWFSVPGLEQRIGFHPSGPWSFPAGTVWIKHFELELVRGDPASRRRLETRFLVRRDQGVHGFTYRWTGATEAVLVGEEGMDETFMVRDGDVERTQTWRYPSRSECLQCHTPAGGLALGFSTAQLNRPVVAGEGVTNQIALLAGAGYFEAPPDGYATLPALAPADDETSSVEWRVRSWLDVNCAQCHQPGGPALGAWDARSRTPLSATGLIDGLLSDDEGDADNRLVVRGHVDRSMLHARVVRLGPGRMPPLASEVVDEVSAALLRRWIEEELPDWKSYAEWQGVHFEDPEAPVAAPEFDADGDGATNWLEYLTGTDPLDPAEVWAMSIAPSEAGVRLSYPRLRNRGFVVEWTEDLASPESWRAVESEANRFRIPAESGTAEWIEMAEGSARYFRVRVFEP; encoded by the coding sequence ATGGTCGCGGCTTGCTGGCTGACGGGGATGGGGATCGGGATGGCCTTGGAGCGGGAGGCCAACACCACCTTGACGGTTCCGGTCGATCCGCCGGTGTTCGGGTACACGGTGGAGCCGGCGTTTGGAACGGTGCGCTTCACGGATCCGGTGGGCATGGCGACGCCGCCGGGGGAGACGGGCAGGGTGTTTGTGGTCGAGCAGCGGGGACGCATCGGGGTGATCACCAATCTGGCCGAGCCGACGCGGACGGTGTTTCTGGACATCGCGGCGCGGGTGGCGGGGGGCGTGCCTGCGGATGAGCGGGGATTGCTCGGACTGGCGTTCCATCCGGGGTATGCGGACAACGGCGCGTTCTTTGTGTACTACTCGACCCTGACCAACGGGGTGCTGCATCACCGGCTGTCGCGGTTTCAGGTGTCCGAGGATGATCCCAACCGGGCCCGGGCGGATTCGGAGATGATCCTTCTCAGCCAGCATCACCGGGCCAACAATCACAATGGGGGCGATCTGCACTTTGGTCCGGACGGGTATCTCTACGTGGCGTTGGGCGACGAGGGCGGGGCGAACGACAACTGGAACAATGCGCAGTGGATCGACCGGAACTTCCATGCCGGGATCCTGCGGATCGATGTGGATCGACGTCCCGGCAGTGTGGAACCGAATCCGCATCCGGCGGTGTTTCCCGGGGCCTATGCGGTGCCGGCGGACAATCCCTTCCATGGCGTCACCGAATTCAACGGGCGGGCGGTGGATCCCGGGGCGGTGCGGACGGAATTCTGGGCGGTGGGATTGCGGAACCCGTGGCGGATGGCGTTCGATCCGGCGACGGGACGGTTGTGGACCGGCGACGTCGGGCAGGGCGCCCGGGAGGAGATCAATGTGATCACCCGTGGCGGGAACTACGGATGGGCGTTCCGGGAGGGAACACTGAACGGTCCGAAGGCCAGTCAGGCGCCTGCGGGATTCACCTCGATTCCGCCGGTGGTCCAGTACAGCCACGGGGGCGGAGCGTTGCAGGGACGCTCGGTGACCGGGGGCGTGGTGTACCGCGGGAATCGGATGTCCCAACTCACCGGCGCCTATGTGTTCGCAGACTATGTGAGCGGCAATGTCTGGGCCATCCGCTGGGACGGCGAGCCGGGGGATGGAAGTCCGATGCCGCCGATGGAACGACTGACCGGGCGGACCCAGATCGCCGGGTTTGGCGTGGACCCGCGCAACGGGGACGTGCTGATGGCCGTGCAGGCGACGGACATGCTGATGCGCCTGACCTACAGCGGAACGTCCACCGGGGACCCGCTTCCCCCGACGCTGGCGGACACCGGAGCGTTTTCGGACCTGGCGACGATGACGCCGCATGCCGGCATTGTGCCCTACGACTTGAACGTGCCCTTCTGGTCGGACGGGGCGCTGAAGGAACGCTGGTTCTCGGTGCCCGGCCTGGAACAACGCATCGGGTTTCATCCGAGCGGGCCCTGGTCGTTCCCGGCCGGGACCGTCTGGATCAAGCATTTCGAACTGGAGCTGGTGCGCGGCGATCCCGCATCGCGCCGCCGTCTGGAAACGCGGTTCCTGGTTCGGCGCGACCAGGGCGTGCATGGGTTCACCTACCGCTGGACCGGTGCGACCGAGGCGGTGCTGGTGGGCGAGGAGGGCATGGACGAGACGTTCATGGTCCGGGACGGCGACGTCGAGCGGACCCAGACGTGGCGGTATCCGAGCCGGTCGGAATGTCTCCAGTGCCACACGCCGGCGGGGGGCCTGGCCCTGGGATTCAGCACGGCGCAACTCAACCGTCCGGTGGTGGCGGGGGAGGGGGTGACGAACCAGATCGCGCTCCTTGCGGGGGCGGGATACTTCGAGGCGCCGCCCGACGGCTATGCGACGTTGCCGGCGCTGGCACCGGCGGACGACGAAACCTCCAGCGTGGAATGGCGGGTGCGGTCATGGCTCGATGTGAATTGCGCCCAGTGTCACCAGCCCGGGGGACCGGCACTGGGCGCCTGGGATGCCCGGTCGCGCACCCCGCTTTCGGCAACGGGCCTGATCGACGGCCTGCTCAGCGACGATGAGGGTGACGCCGACAATCGCCTGGTGGTGCGCGGCCATGTGGACCGCTCGATGCTGCACGCGCGCGTGGTGCGGCTGGGTCCGGGCCGGATGCCGCCCCTGGCGAGCGAGGTGGTGGACGAGGTGTCCGCGGCGCTGTTGCGTCGTTGGATCGAGGAGGAACTGCCGGACTGGAAGAGCTATGCCGAATGGCAGGGGGTCCATTTCGAGGATCCCGAGGCGCCGGTGGCGGCGCCGGAGTTCGATGCCGATGGCGACGGGGCGACGAACTGGCTCGAGTACCTGACGGGCACCGATCCGCTCGATCCCGCGGAGGTTTGGGCGATGTCGATTGCGCCCTCGGAGGCGGGCGTGCGGCTGTCGTATCCGCGCCTCCGGAACCGGGGTTTTGTGGTCGAGTGGACGGAGGACCTGGCCAGCCCGGAGTCGTGGCGGGCGGTGGAGTCCGAGGCCAACCGGTTTCGGATTCCGGCGGAAAGCGGGACGGCGGAATGGATCGAGATGGCGGAGGGGAGCGCGCGGTATTTCCGGGTGCGGGTGTTTGAGCCGTGA
- a CDS encoding redoxin family protein, with protein sequence MLRCVVILLGLAGVLGILPPASGADRAVPNFALIDIEDTNHELYRTPGRAVVLFFAGNGCPVVRQNAAKFLDLRDRFEARGVVFWMVHAFAGDTPREIRHERDRLGLRTLPWLLDRQQALTLSLGVERTAEVIAIDTRDWKIFYRGALDDQQAEGAARPEPGSRHLEEALTAFLDGRPVATPRTLPRGCRITFSKVAPDGAIPDYPTQVAPLLQQHCVPCHRPDGIGPWSMSHHRRVSNYADMIEEVLLTRRMPPWDPHPGYGRFLDSHSLSREETQTLLRWVRAGAPRGDGPDPLEAPLPPLAEWRLGTPDAVLQLPEPQRIPATGVLDYRYVRVANPFTHDVWLSALDVRPGNRKVVHHVILYAKWPGAPDSGTGRGVFFVGWAPGSSALRYPEGVAKRLPAGAELTFELHYTTDGTPQTDRSEIALYLADGPQERSAETRQAVAWDLDIRPGDAESRHLATYAFTRPATLYGMFPHMHLRGKWMRYELLLPNGRRETLLHVPRYDFQWQFSYYLETPRRIPAGAWLLVTGAFDNSSRNPANPDPNRRVTFGEQSWDEMFIGFFEAADDPELTASPAP encoded by the coding sequence GTGTTGCGTTGTGTTGTCATCCTCCTCGGGCTCGCCGGAGTCCTCGGAATCCTTCCGCCCGCTTCCGGCGCCGACCGTGCGGTCCCCAATTTCGCATTGATCGATATCGAGGACACCAACCATGAGCTGTACCGGACACCGGGCCGCGCCGTGGTTCTCTTCTTCGCCGGCAACGGCTGCCCCGTGGTCCGGCAGAACGCCGCCAAGTTCCTCGATCTGCGCGATCGCTTCGAAGCCCGCGGAGTCGTCTTCTGGATGGTCCACGCCTTCGCGGGGGACACGCCACGCGAAATCCGCCACGAACGGGATCGCCTCGGACTGCGCACCCTCCCCTGGCTGCTGGACCGGCAGCAGGCCCTGACCCTTTCTCTGGGCGTCGAACGGACCGCCGAAGTGATCGCCATCGACACTCGCGACTGGAAGATCTTCTACCGCGGAGCCCTCGACGATCAGCAGGCCGAGGGAGCCGCACGCCCTGAACCCGGATCCCGCCACCTCGAGGAAGCCCTGACAGCCTTCCTCGATGGCAGACCCGTCGCCACGCCCAGGACCCTTCCCCGCGGATGCCGCATCACCTTCTCCAAAGTCGCTCCGGACGGTGCGATCCCTGACTACCCCACCCAGGTGGCGCCGCTCCTCCAACAACACTGCGTCCCGTGCCATCGCCCCGACGGCATCGGCCCCTGGAGCATGAGCCACCATCGCCGGGTCTCCAACTACGCCGACATGATCGAAGAGGTCCTCCTCACCCGCCGCATGCCGCCGTGGGATCCCCATCCCGGTTACGGGCGGTTCCTGGACAGCCACTCGCTCTCCCGGGAGGAAACCCAGACGCTCCTCCGCTGGGTCCGGGCCGGGGCGCCGCGCGGCGACGGACCGGATCCCCTCGAAGCCCCGCTGCCGCCCCTCGCCGAATGGCGCCTTGGAACTCCGGACGCGGTGCTGCAATTGCCCGAACCGCAACGCATTCCGGCCACCGGCGTGCTCGACTACCGCTACGTCCGCGTCGCCAATCCGTTCACCCATGACGTCTGGCTGTCGGCCCTCGATGTCCGGCCCGGCAACCGCAAGGTGGTCCATCATGTCATCCTCTACGCGAAGTGGCCGGGCGCACCGGACAGCGGCACCGGCCGCGGTGTCTTCTTCGTGGGCTGGGCGCCCGGATCCTCCGCCCTGCGCTATCCCGAAGGCGTCGCCAAGCGTCTTCCCGCCGGAGCCGAATTGACCTTCGAACTGCACTACACCACCGACGGCACCCCGCAGACGGACCGGAGCGAGATCGCGCTCTACCTCGCCGACGGTCCACAGGAACGCTCCGCCGAGACGCGCCAGGCGGTGGCCTGGGACCTCGACATCCGTCCTGGCGACGCCGAGTCCCGGCACCTCGCCACCTACGCCTTCACCCGGCCGGCCACCCTCTACGGCATGTTCCCCCACATGCATCTGCGGGGAAAATGGATGCGCTACGAACTCCTCCTGCCCAATGGCCGCCGGGAAACGCTCCTCCACGTGCCGCGGTACGATTTCCAATGGCAGTTCAGTTACTACCTCGAGACCCCTCGCCGCATCCCCGCCGGCGCCTGGCTGCTGGTGACCGGCGCCTTCGACAATTCATCCCGCAACCCGGCCAATCCCGATCCCAACCGCCGCGTCACCTTTGGCGAACAGTCCTGGGATGAAATGTTCATCGGCTTCTTCGAGGCCGCCGACGACCCCGAACTCACCGCGTCCCCCGCCCCGTAA
- a CDS encoding PhoX family phosphatase encodes MKGSHHPPNDLSLNPSANPSIRDVLAHTALSRRTFLQSTVSAPVLASLGGLTMKGILASVDAAPIPPGNGFAGIGFESIPPNLVPLDDAVAVPPGYQAEILAAWGDPILPNAPPWIEEATQDAAAQAAQFGMHNDGMHFFPFPDPSSGNPGPSSEHGLLCVNHEYTQEEILHGPEGNRDPAPMTVAKARKSQAAHGVSVLEIRRADGRWAVLRESPLARRITGNTPARISGPAAGHALLQSRRFEITPEASIAHGFHDGRSALGTLNNCAHGHTPWGTFLTCEENWNSYFGVRAAEPGATDTPPPDPADIPPHHRRYGLNRNGSGYRWHEVDPRFDLGSNPLEPHLFGWVVEIDPLDPSKPPVKRTALGRFKHESAQPALTPDPSGSHPRLAFYMGDDERNEYLYKFVCHRPFNPANRAANADLLDDGTLYVASFTPQPGHRPGSFRGAWIPLLPDTDSVLDDPKDPGRKRKLRELDLFRSPSGEDRDVLARILIHTRQAGDAVGATMMDRPEWTALRTYFDPDLTPGAVPIYSARRPLEIYCSLTNNDLRGAIAEDPARSFNQPDGSTPAGSARPPVDPANPRPHNLFGHILRWREDGNDVTATGFDLRALWRQRHHPDPRRHRSLACL; translated from the coding sequence ATGAAAGGTTCCCACCATCCCCCCAACGATCTGTCCCTCAATCCCTCCGCCAACCCTTCCATCCGCGATGTGCTCGCGCACACCGCCCTCAGCCGTCGTACCTTCCTCCAATCCACCGTCAGCGCCCCCGTCCTGGCCTCGCTCGGCGGCCTCACCATGAAGGGGATCCTCGCCTCCGTGGACGCCGCTCCCATCCCGCCCGGAAACGGATTCGCCGGGATCGGCTTCGAGAGCATCCCCCCCAACCTCGTGCCTCTCGACGATGCCGTCGCCGTGCCCCCGGGCTACCAGGCCGAGATCCTCGCCGCCTGGGGTGACCCGATCCTTCCCAACGCACCACCCTGGATCGAGGAAGCCACCCAGGATGCCGCCGCCCAGGCCGCCCAGTTCGGCATGCACAACGACGGCATGCACTTCTTCCCTTTCCCCGACCCGTCATCCGGCAACCCGGGCCCATCGAGTGAACACGGCCTCCTCTGTGTGAACCACGAATACACCCAGGAGGAAATCCTCCATGGACCCGAAGGCAACCGTGACCCCGCGCCCATGACCGTGGCCAAGGCCCGCAAATCCCAGGCGGCCCACGGCGTCTCGGTGCTTGAAATCCGCCGCGCCGACGGACGCTGGGCGGTCCTGCGCGAATCCCCCCTGGCCCGCCGCATCACCGGCAACACCCCGGCCCGGATCTCAGGTCCGGCGGCCGGACATGCCCTCCTCCAATCCCGACGCTTCGAAATCACCCCCGAGGCTTCCATCGCCCACGGGTTCCACGACGGCCGCTCCGCCCTGGGCACCCTCAACAACTGCGCCCACGGACACACCCCATGGGGCACCTTCCTCACCTGCGAGGAAAACTGGAACAGCTACTTCGGCGTCCGGGCCGCAGAACCCGGTGCAACCGACACTCCTCCGCCGGACCCCGCGGACATCCCTCCCCATCACCGGCGCTACGGTCTCAACCGCAACGGCTCGGGCTACCGCTGGCACGAGGTGGATCCCCGATTCGACCTCGGATCCAACCCCCTCGAACCCCACCTCTTCGGCTGGGTCGTGGAAATCGATCCCCTCGATCCCTCCAAACCCCCGGTCAAACGCACCGCCCTCGGCCGGTTCAAACACGAAAGCGCCCAACCCGCCCTCACTCCCGATCCCTCCGGATCCCACCCTCGCCTCGCCTTCTACATGGGCGACGACGAACGCAACGAGTACCTCTACAAGTTCGTCTGCCACCGCCCCTTCAACCCCGCCAACCGTGCCGCCAACGCCGATCTCCTCGACGACGGCACCCTCTACGTCGCCTCCTTCACCCCTCAGCCCGGCCACCGCCCCGGAAGCTTCCGCGGCGCCTGGATCCCCCTCCTGCCCGATACCGATTCGGTGCTCGATGACCCGAAGGATCCCGGCCGCAAACGCAAACTCCGCGAACTCGACCTCTTCCGCTCCCCGTCCGGCGAGGATCGCGATGTCCTCGCCCGCATCCTCATCCACACCCGTCAGGCCGGGGACGCCGTGGGCGCCACCATGATGGACCGGCCCGAATGGACCGCCCTCCGCACCTACTTCGATCCCGACCTCACCCCCGGCGCCGTCCCCATCTACTCCGCCCGGCGCCCCCTCGAGATCTATTGCAGCCTCACCAACAACGACCTGCGCGGCGCCATCGCCGAGGACCCCGCCCGTTCCTTCAATCAGCCCGACGGTTCCACTCCGGCCGGTTCCGCCCGTCCCCCCGTGGACCCCGCCAATCCCAGACCCCACAACCTCTTCGGTCACATCCTCCGCTGGCGCGAAGACGGCAACGACGTCACCGCCACCGGATTCGATCTTCGTGCTCTGTGGCGACAGCGCCACCACCCTGACCCTCGACGCCACCGGTCCCTCGCCTGCCTTTGA